ACGGGATGAACGTCATAAATCTTGTCTTTCTCACGTAATAAATCAATGACTGTCGGATCGCGAAGGTCTTCAGTTGCGGATACATACCCTTGTGGTTTGTGAAGAAGAAAATAAACAAATCGTTTATAACATATTTTTTCATTTCCTAGTCGAATATCGTCAACTTCAGGGTTAACTTGCGCTTTCCCATCTTTTTGAACCATCCCATTCACAGTGACAATTCCTTTTTTGAGAAACTGTTTTACTTCTTTTCTTGAGCCAACTCCTTGATTAGAAAGTAACTTATCTATTCTCATTTATGAACAACCTCATTTCTTTTACAACTTATTACACTATTGCTATAATGCAAATAGGAGGCGGTATGACATGAAGAAAAAAGTCGGTCTTCTTGCAACGGCAAGAAAAAAACTTGAGCATCCAGCTCCTGTTATAAAATTTTACACAAGCCCTTTATTCGTCAAAACTTTAGAATATGCCCAAAAAAACTATGATTATTTTTACTTTTATAATGCCCCCAATGGTTTTTTACTTCCTAACCAAGTAATTGATCCAAAAGATATTTCTATTAAAACGTATTCTGCTAAGGAAAAACAAGAATGGGGAAAAAAGATTATTCATACATTACTAGAACATGAATCCCCCGAACAAACCATTATTTATTTACACGGTGGAAAAGTATTTCGAAAATATTTAGAACCTATTTTAGAACAATGCGGATATGAATATGTTGTTCCATTAGAAGGGTTAGGAATCGGGCAACAATTAATTTGGTATGAGAAACAATTACATTCATAGGCTCTTATCTATGACACATCCGCATAGCTTTTCATACGCTAGATAGTGAAATGTACCATGGATGCTTTTTCATACTATCTAAATAAAAACTAGTGTGAACAAAAAAAGCAACCATTATTACCCTATGCGGAGGAGATACTATGAATTTTTTTGACCTAAATGAACCGTTTTATAACGAAGAAGAAGCTCGGCAATATCCACCTATGTATCAACAACCACCAATGCAACCACCATATGGCTATCCGCCAACAACAGGACAGATGTATTCACATCAACAAATCGAGCGTGAACTTCAACGTCAAGGACGGCAAATTCAACAATTAAATGCCAGGGTCACTCGTTTAGAAAGAATGTTCACTCGTCAAACAGAAGATTTTGCGTAAAGTTTGCTACATGATTCTTCTTTTATTGTAACAAAACTATACGAATA
The genomic region above belongs to Massilibacterium senegalense and contains:
- a CDS encoding DUF6884 domain-containing protein, producing MKKKVGLLATARKKLEHPAPVIKFYTSPLFVKTLEYAQKNYDYFYFYNAPNGFLLPNQVIDPKDISIKTYSAKEKQEWGKKIIHTLLEHESPEQTIIYLHGGKVFRKYLEPILEQCGYEYVVPLEGLGIGQQLIWYEKQLHS